ATGTTCAAGGCGCTCTTCTTCGAGGGCTTCGCGCGTCCGCTGGACGGCGTGCGCGTGATCCTGCGCGTGCTGCTCGACAAATACCGGCAGGCCGGCGGCGAGCGGCGCATGAAGTGCGGCGTGAAAAAAATCATCGCGCGCGCGGGCCGGGCTGCGGCGCTCGTGCTCGACGACGGCACGGAAGTCACGGCCGACCACGTCATCAGCAGCATCGGCGCGCCGGAGACTGAGAGCCTGATTGTTGAATGCGGAATGCGGAATGCGGTTCCGAGCGCAGCGAGAAGCCTGACATGCGGAATGGAAGAAAAACAAGAACCCGCTGCAGCCGGAGGGCTTGAAATTCCGCAATCCGCAATCCGCATTCCGCATTCCTCGATTCCGCAGCCGGTCCAGCCGCCCGGGCGTTTGAGCTATGTCGAGACCATCAGCGTGCTCGACCGCGAGCCCGCCGCGCTGGGGTGGGGTGACGACACGATTGTGTTTTTCAACGACTCCCCGCGCTTCACCTACGCGCGGCCCGGCGGGCAGGTGGATTTGCGCAGCGGCGTGATTTGTTTTCCCAACAATTTCGCCTATCCCGACGGGCAGCGCCTGCCGGAAGGCTGGTTCCGCTGCACCTGTCTCGCGAATTACGACCGCTGGGCCGGCCTGCCGGAGGACGCCTATCGCGCGGACAAGGCGCGCTGGTTCGCCGCCATCACGCGCAACGCGCAACGCTTCCTGCCGCCGCTGCCGCCGGGCACGCTGGAGGCAGCGACGGCGGCGACCGACATGTTCACGCCGCGCACGATCACGCGCTACACGGACCGTGCCGCCG
This genomic stretch from Termitidicoccus mucosus harbors:
- a CDS encoding phytoene desaturase family protein, encoding MSGTRTHYDTVIIGAGMSGLAAGIRLAHFGRRVCIFERHNAVGGLNSFYSQGGRKFDVGLHAVTNYTRPGVKGTPLTKLLRQLRIDRDEFALCEQKQSRVAFGPRGGVSLRFTNDFAVLESEVAQTFPAQIDGFRRLVAAIRSHDDVSLDARPVPAREVVRAHIGDPLLEDMLFCPVMYYGSAQEHDMEFGQFVIMFKALFFEGFARPLDGVRVILRVLLDKYRQAGGERRMKCGVKKIIARAGRAAALVLDDGTEVTADHVISSIGAPETESLIVECGMRNAVPSAARSLTCGMEEKQEPAAAGGLEIPQSAIRIPHSSIPQPVQPPGRLSYVETISVLDREPAALGWGDDTIVFFNDSPRFTYARPGGQVDLRSGVICFPNNFAYPDGQRLPEGWFRCTCLANYDRWAGLPEDAYRADKARWFAAITRNAQRFLPPLPPGTLEAATAATDMFTPRTITRYTDRAAGAIYGSPVKNRQGRTRLENLYLCGTDQGFLGIIGAMLSGISMANYHILQKG